A window of the Tissierellales bacterium genome harbors these coding sequences:
- a CDS encoding GntR family transcriptional regulator produces the protein MKNNLDNSKGAQPLYIQIKEILFQRISNGIYKTGETIPTELEFQEEFDVSRITVRQAINELVVDGYLTRRRGKGTVVIKKKIEEKLNRVLSFTKEMQEMGITPSTSYAQIERVKSTAVVAKKLNIEVGQEVYLITRIRCADGQPIVFFETYLIGDLKLPLDHEVYFGSMYQVIESTNPVKITKAKEYIGAEVATKTLAERLEISKGDPILTRTRVGYDQNERAIEFTTCYYVAKQYQYYVELDRE, from the coding sequence ATGAAAAATAATTTGGACAATTCAAAGGGAGCACAGCCACTTTATATACAAATAAAGGAGATTTTATTTCAGCGCATTTCAAATGGAATATATAAAACAGGAGAGACTATTCCTACAGAGCTTGAATTTCAAGAAGAGTTTGATGTGAGTCGAATTACTGTTAGACAAGCGATAAATGAATTGGTTGTAGACGGTTACTTAACTAGGCGAAGAGGAAAGGGAACTGTTGTAATCAAGAAAAAAATAGAGGAAAAGTTAAACAGAGTTCTAAGTTTTACTAAAGAAATGCAAGAGATGGGGATTACACCTTCTACCAGTTATGCCCAAATCGAAAGAGTAAAATCAACAGCAGTGGTTGCTAAAAAGCTAAATATAGAGGTTGGACAAGAAGTTTATTTAATAACTAGAATCCGTTGTGCTGATGGACAACCGATAGTCTTTTTTGAAACCTATTTGATTGGAGATTTGAAATTGCCTTTAGACCATGAGGTTTATTTTGGATCAATGTATCAAGTTATTGAATCGACTAATCCGGTAAAGATTACAAAAGCAAAGGAGTATATAGGAGCAGAAGTTGCTACGAAAACTTTAGCAGAACGCCTTGAAATATCAAAGGGCGATCCTATTTTGACTAGAACAAGGGTTGGATATGATCAAAATGAGAGAGCTATAGAATTTACGACGTGTTACTATGTTGCAAAACAATATCAATACTATGTGGAACTAGATAGAGAGTAG